A single window of Solea solea chromosome 9, fSolSol10.1, whole genome shotgun sequence DNA harbors:
- the tjp3 gene encoding tight junction protein ZO-3 isoform X3, whose protein sequence is MEELTIWEQHTITLTKDPKFGFGFALSGGKDKPHPDTGDTVVVVSDVLPNGPAMGRLFTKDHIVMVNGTSMENVHSNFTIHVLKNCGKTANVTVKRPRKIQIPATTTTRPTRAASHSNLLDYDPPRRTRRYSDGSDNRTTNHYRARSTSPDRNGHGNTLPLMSTAYKRLPQQDIIDKPIRTTLTKKKITDEYGLKLGSQIFIKHMTETGLAAKEGTLQEGDLILKINGMTTENLSLLETKHLVEKSRGKLTMTVLRDDRKFLVSIPEVEDSAPNSEDDCRRRDSSSELEDISDLDADMAVHRTSRQPHREKRTRRRADPPPPAKSRDSSPVRSTLPRPPVTSYASRRAPSDSESDPSASPPPPIRRERETLDRREPPSKYKSLSGMSTLPTNLRASPVMPNWKTSRPSSSASRPRRPVSDSDSERSASPPPARESPHSDSRYRVLPDLRPQSLRTSPIPVRQELPRRVNSPLRTPPPDSESESEESMVPPQRQSTSYSQDSLSRYRVLPDVSVEPPRWSAASVPASSPPRKAPSESDSEPSYTSVTHRASTDSETTNTVNNRYRVLPETTYTAVAVKQEPPRRVSSSSRPPPEDSSVSDELSHLRRSGSSERDESHRRVPRPANGSTNVKSGISVKSNPPQYSKLATEEPIYSLPPDSYPAPNPGYSSDVRTVTFVKEGSVGLRLVGGNDVGIFVGGVQPNSSAYNQGMREGDQIMHVNKVDFGHFTREEAANLLLNIKNRERVEICTQNKMDIYKKIMKSNLADNFYVRTHFDHEADSPIGLSFTRGEVFRVVDTMHRGKLGNWLAIRMGNNLHEMDKGTIPNQARAETLASIEQAQRVSGERQVTGPRAEFWKLRGLRGNKKNEKTVRRSRDDLLQLTIQGKFPAYERVLLREANFKRPIVILGPLNDIAMEKLAREMSDEYEVAEMVPRSGGGDSTVIKLDTVRRIAEKDKHPLLDITPTAVERLNYIQYHPMVLFLDPHNRKDVKAMRQKYNPNSNKSSRRLYTQALKLRKHYSHLFSARIDLQPNSHIWYESLKDKIRHQQSKPVWVSEVTLESGGEQDLDALDQTQSDYLSAASDLEDTDGEAFTDDAYTDNEELEEAYPGQEAARTSRGPRVAGSALARSSEPFLDRHSPSSDPEPEADRYSVREVPPLLHVPEPRSSRRNTYSPPQSGAEEEEEPSHRSFTDSDFSALEAISPNAPSEGPPDFVAPDPTTRYSVNEPSYAEPESPQQASLSVIEEKLQQARSVEPQAEPERKGPQFIVLAHHHQAVQFRRTQIRGSDSSDDDNDDDEADDIEWGPATEL, encoded by the exons ATGGAGGAGTTAACGATATGGGAGCAACATACAATAACACTGACCAAA GATCCCAAATTCGGGTTTGGATTTGCCCTATCGGGAGGAAAGGACAAGCCTCACCCAGACACTGGGGATACAGTTGTGGTGGTGTCCGATGTGTTGCCAAATGGACCAGCCATGGGACGACTCTT CACCAAAGATCACATCGTAATGGTAAATGGAACGTCCATGGAAAATGTCCACTCTAACTTCACCATTCATGTCCTGAAAAATTGTGGCAAGACTGCAAATGTA ACAGTGAAGCGCCCTCGCAAGATCCAGATCccagccaccaccaccaccaggccGACTCGAGCCGCCTCCCACTCCAACCTGCTGGACTATGACCCACCAAGACGCACACGGCGCTACTCTGACGGCAGCGACAACCGAACCACAAATCACTACAGAGCGCGCAGCACTTCGCCAGATCGTAACGGCCACGGAAACACGCTGCCATTGATGTCGACAGCCTACAAGAGGCTGCCACAGCAAGACATTATAGACAAACCCATCAGAACTACATTGACTAAAAAGAAGATTACAGATG agTATGGATTGAAGCTGGGCAGTCAGATCTTTATCAAGCACATGACAGAAACAGGCCTAGCAGCAAAAGAAGGCACACTGCAGGAGGGAGATCTCATTCTCAAG ATCAATGGCATGACAACAGAAAATCTATCCCTGCTGGAGACCAAGCACCTGGTGGAGAAGAGCAGAGGTAAACTGACCATGACTGTCCTCAGGGACGATCGCAAGTTCCTGGTCAGCATCCCAGAGGTGGAGGACAGCGCTCCCAACAGTGAAGACGACTGCCGCCGCCGCGACAGCAGCTCTGAGCTCGAGG ATATTTCAGACCTTGACGCAGATATGGCGGTTCACAGAACATCCCGTCAACCCCACAGAGAGAAACGGACACGCAG ACGAGCtgaccctcctcctccagccaaGTCTAGGGATTCATCACCTGTGCGCTCCACCTTGCCTCGGCCTCCTGTCACATCCTACGCCTCTCGCAGAG CTCCATCTGATTCAGAGTCTGATCCCAGtgcctctccccctcctcccatcaggagagagagagagactttggACAGGAGGGAACCACCCAGTAAATACAA ATCTCTCTCTGGTATGTCCACCCTCCCCACCAACCTGCGCGCCTCTCCTGTAATGCCTAACTGGAAGACCTCTCGcccttcctcctctgcctcacGGCCCCGCAGGCCGGTGTCGGACTCGGACTCTGAGCGCAGCGCTTCCCCTCCTCCAGCCAGAGAGAGCCCACACTCAGACAGCAGATATAG AGTTCTTCCTGATCTGCGCCCCCAAAGCCTGAGAACTTCCCCCATCCCTGTTCGCCAGGAACTACCAAGAAGGGTCAACTCGCCCTTGAGAACCCCGCCCCCAG acTCTGAGTCCGAGTCAGAAGAAAGCATGGTGCCTCCTCAGAGGCAAAGCACCTCATACAGTCAAGACTCCCTCAGCAGATACAG AGTCCTGCCAGATGTTTCTGTGGAGCCGCCGCGGTGGAGCGCTGCCAGTGTCCCTGCCAGCAGTCCGCCGAGGaaag CTCCTTCAGAATCTGACTCTGAGCCCAGTTACACATCAGTCACTCACAGGGCGTCTACAGACAGTGAAACCACCAACACAGTCAACAACAGATACAG AGTCCTTCCTGAGACAACTTACACTGCAGTCGCTGTGAAGCAGGAGCCTCCTCGTCGTGTCTCGTCATCCAGCAGACCCCCTCCTGAAG ACTCCTCAGTGTCGGACGAGCTCTCACATCTCAGGAGGTCTGGGAGCTCTGAGCGAGACGAGAGCCACCGCAG AGTCCCTCGTCCTGCTAATGGAAGCACCAACGTCAAGTCTGGGATTTCAGTGAAGAGCAACCCGCCTCAATACT CAAAGCTCGCCACAGAAGAGCCCATTTACTCCTTACCTCCAGATTCTTACCCAGCACCTAATCCAGG GTACAGCTCGGACGTGCGCACAGTGACGTTTGTGAAGGAGGGCAGCGTGGGCCTCAGGCTGGTGGGGGGCAACGATGTCGGCATCTTCGTGGGTGGAGTTCAACCGAACAGCTCCGCGTATAACCAGGGAATGAGAGAGGGAGACCAGATTATGCAT GTAAATAAAGTCGATTTTGGCCACTTCACACGTGAAGAGGCGGCCAACCTCCTTCTCAACATCAAAAATAGAGAAAGAGTGGAAATTTGCACTCAGAACAAGATGGACA tTTATAAGAAGATCATGAAGTCCAACCTGGCAGACAACTTCTACGTCCGTACCCACTTTGACCACGAAGCAGACAGCCCCATTGGGCTGAGCTTCACGCGAGGAGAGGTGTTCAGGGTGGTGGACACTATGCACCGCGGCAAGCTTGGCAACTGGTTGGCCATCCGCATGGGGAACAACCTGCACGAGATGGATAAAGGCACCATCCCCAACCAGGCCAG AGCTGAGACGCTGGCCAGCATTGAGCAGGCACAGCGGGTGAGTGGAGAACGGCAGGTGACGGGACCAAGAGCCGAGTTCTGGAAACTAAGGGGCCTCAGAGGGaacaaaaagaatgaaaagacaGTCCGTCGCAGTCGAGACGACCTGCTGCAGCTCACCATTCAGGGCAAATTCCCAGCCTATGAGAGAGTCCTGCTCAGAGAAG CTAATTTCAAACGGCCAATCGTCATCCTGGGTCCTCTTAATGATATTGCCATGGAGAAGCTGGCCAGAGAGATGTCTGATGAATACGAGGTGGCAG AAATGGTTCCTcgcagtggaggaggagactcCACGGTTATTAAACTGGATACTGTGAGGAGAATCGCAGAGAAG GACAAACACCCTCTTCTGGACATCACCCCCACTGCAGTCGAGAGACTCAACTACATCCAGTACCACCCAATGGTTCTGTTCTTAGACCCTCACAACCGCAAAGACGTCAAGGCCATGAGGCAGAAATACAACCCCAACTCCAACAAGAGCTCCAGACGTCTTTACACACAGGCGCTCAAGCTGAGGAAACACTACAGTCACCTGTTCTCAG CACGTATTGACCTTCAACCCAATTCCCACATTTGGTACGAGAGCCTGAAGGATAAGATCCGCCATCAGCAGTCCAAACCTGTCTGGGTGTCAGAAGTCACg CTGGAGAGCGGTGGAGAGCAGGACCTGGACGCTCTGGACCAAACCCAGTCCGACTACCTCAGTGCTGCTAGTGACCTGGAAGACACTGATGGAGAGGCCTTCACAGACGATGCCTACACCGACAacgaggagctggaggaggcgtATCCCGGTCAGGAGGCAGCCAGGACCTCGCGAGGGCCAAGGGTGGCTGGATCCGCGTTAGCCCGATCGTCCGAGCCGTTCCTGGATCGCCATAGCCCCAGCTCGGACCCCGAGCCTGAAGCCGACAGGTACTCGGTTAGAGAAGTCCCACCTCTGCTGCATGTACCTGAGCCCAGGTCCAGCCGCAGAAACACTTACAGTCCACCTCAGAGcggtgcagaggaggaggaggaacccTCGCATCGCAGCTTCACCGACTCTGACTTCAGTGCACTTGAAGCAATTTCACCCAACGCTCCATCAGAGGGACCTCCAGATTTTGTAGCACCCGACCCCACGACTCGCTATTCTGTGAATGAGCCTTCGTATGCAGAGCCTGAGAGTCCACAACAGGCCAGTCTGTCTGTCATCGAAGAGAAACTACAGCAG GCTCGTTCAGTGGAACCACAGGCAGAACCCGAGAGGAAAGGACCTCAGTTCATCGT GCTTGCACATCATCACCAAGCCGTCCAGTTCAGGCGCACACAGATCCGAGGAAGCGACAGCTCTGACGACGACAACGATGACGACGAAGCGGACGACATCGAGTGGGGTCCTGCGACAGAACTTTAG
- the tjp3 gene encoding tight junction protein ZO-3 isoform X1 — MNLTQRIKLMKHFGSLPPEPKPPLLVVPKPGMEELTIWEQHTITLTKDPKFGFGFALSGGKDKPHPDTGDTVVVVSDVLPNGPAMGRLFTKDHIVMVNGTSMENVHSNFTIHVLKNCGKTANVTVKRPRKIQIPATTTTRPTRAASHSNLLDYDPPRRTRRYSDGSDNRTTNHYRARSTSPDRNGHGNTLPLMSTAYKRLPQQDIIDKPIRTTLTKKKITDEYGLKLGSQIFIKHMTETGLAAKEGTLQEGDLILKINGMTTENLSLLETKHLVEKSRGKLTMTVLRDDRKFLVSIPEVEDSAPNSEDDCRRRDSSSELEDISDLDADMAVHRTSRQPHREKRTRRRADPPPPAKSRDSSPVRSTLPRPPVTSYASRRAPSDSESDPSASPPPPIRRERETLDRREPPSKYKSLSGMSTLPTNLRASPVMPNWKTSRPSSSASRPRRPVSDSDSERSASPPPARESPHSDSRYRVLPDLRPQSLRTSPIPVRQELPRRVNSPLRTPPPDSESESEESMVPPQRQSTSYSQDSLSRYRVLPDVSVEPPRWSAASVPASSPPRKAPSESDSEPSYTSVTHRASTDSETTNTVNNRYRVLPETTYTAVAVKQEPPRRVSSSSRPPPEDSSVSDELSHLRRSGSSERDESHRRVPRPANGSTNVKSGISVKSNPPQYSKLATEEPIYSLPPDSYPAPNPGYSSDVRTVTFVKEGSVGLRLVGGNDVGIFVGGVQPNSSAYNQGMREGDQIMHVNKVDFGHFTREEAANLLLNIKNRERVEICTQNKMDIYKKIMKSNLADNFYVRTHFDHEADSPIGLSFTRGEVFRVVDTMHRGKLGNWLAIRMGNNLHEMDKGTIPNQARAETLASIEQAQRVSGERQVTGPRAEFWKLRGLRGNKKNEKTVRRSRDDLLQLTIQGKFPAYERVLLREANFKRPIVILGPLNDIAMEKLAREMSDEYEVAEMVPRSGGGDSTVIKLDTVRRIAEKDKHPLLDITPTAVERLNYIQYHPMVLFLDPHNRKDVKAMRQKYNPNSNKSSRRLYTQALKLRKHYSHLFSARIDLQPNSHIWYESLKDKIRHQQSKPVWVSEVTLESGGEQDLDALDQTQSDYLSAASDLEDTDGEAFTDDAYTDNEELEEAYPGQEAARTSRGPRVAGSALARSSEPFLDRHSPSSDPEPEADRYSVREVPPLLHVPEPRSSRRNTYSPPQSGAEEEEEPSHRSFTDSDFSALEAISPNAPSEGPPDFVAPDPTTRYSVNEPSYAEPESPQQASLSVIEEKLQQARSVEPQAEPERKGPQFIVLAHHHQAVQFRRTQIRGSDSSDDDNDDDEADDIEWGPATEL, encoded by the exons ATGAATCTGACGCAGCGAATTAAACTGATGAAGCACTTTGGTTCTCTGCCCCCGGAGCCCAAACCACCTCTTCTGGTGGTTCCT aaaCCAGGCATGGAGGAGTTAACGATATGGGAGCAACATACAATAACACTGACCAAA GATCCCAAATTCGGGTTTGGATTTGCCCTATCGGGAGGAAAGGACAAGCCTCACCCAGACACTGGGGATACAGTTGTGGTGGTGTCCGATGTGTTGCCAAATGGACCAGCCATGGGACGACTCTT CACCAAAGATCACATCGTAATGGTAAATGGAACGTCCATGGAAAATGTCCACTCTAACTTCACCATTCATGTCCTGAAAAATTGTGGCAAGACTGCAAATGTA ACAGTGAAGCGCCCTCGCAAGATCCAGATCccagccaccaccaccaccaggccGACTCGAGCCGCCTCCCACTCCAACCTGCTGGACTATGACCCACCAAGACGCACACGGCGCTACTCTGACGGCAGCGACAACCGAACCACAAATCACTACAGAGCGCGCAGCACTTCGCCAGATCGTAACGGCCACGGAAACACGCTGCCATTGATGTCGACAGCCTACAAGAGGCTGCCACAGCAAGACATTATAGACAAACCCATCAGAACTACATTGACTAAAAAGAAGATTACAGATG agTATGGATTGAAGCTGGGCAGTCAGATCTTTATCAAGCACATGACAGAAACAGGCCTAGCAGCAAAAGAAGGCACACTGCAGGAGGGAGATCTCATTCTCAAG ATCAATGGCATGACAACAGAAAATCTATCCCTGCTGGAGACCAAGCACCTGGTGGAGAAGAGCAGAGGTAAACTGACCATGACTGTCCTCAGGGACGATCGCAAGTTCCTGGTCAGCATCCCAGAGGTGGAGGACAGCGCTCCCAACAGTGAAGACGACTGCCGCCGCCGCGACAGCAGCTCTGAGCTCGAGG ATATTTCAGACCTTGACGCAGATATGGCGGTTCACAGAACATCCCGTCAACCCCACAGAGAGAAACGGACACGCAG ACGAGCtgaccctcctcctccagccaaGTCTAGGGATTCATCACCTGTGCGCTCCACCTTGCCTCGGCCTCCTGTCACATCCTACGCCTCTCGCAGAG CTCCATCTGATTCAGAGTCTGATCCCAGtgcctctccccctcctcccatcaggagagagagagagactttggACAGGAGGGAACCACCCAGTAAATACAA ATCTCTCTCTGGTATGTCCACCCTCCCCACCAACCTGCGCGCCTCTCCTGTAATGCCTAACTGGAAGACCTCTCGcccttcctcctctgcctcacGGCCCCGCAGGCCGGTGTCGGACTCGGACTCTGAGCGCAGCGCTTCCCCTCCTCCAGCCAGAGAGAGCCCACACTCAGACAGCAGATATAG AGTTCTTCCTGATCTGCGCCCCCAAAGCCTGAGAACTTCCCCCATCCCTGTTCGCCAGGAACTACCAAGAAGGGTCAACTCGCCCTTGAGAACCCCGCCCCCAG acTCTGAGTCCGAGTCAGAAGAAAGCATGGTGCCTCCTCAGAGGCAAAGCACCTCATACAGTCAAGACTCCCTCAGCAGATACAG AGTCCTGCCAGATGTTTCTGTGGAGCCGCCGCGGTGGAGCGCTGCCAGTGTCCCTGCCAGCAGTCCGCCGAGGaaag CTCCTTCAGAATCTGACTCTGAGCCCAGTTACACATCAGTCACTCACAGGGCGTCTACAGACAGTGAAACCACCAACACAGTCAACAACAGATACAG AGTCCTTCCTGAGACAACTTACACTGCAGTCGCTGTGAAGCAGGAGCCTCCTCGTCGTGTCTCGTCATCCAGCAGACCCCCTCCTGAAG ACTCCTCAGTGTCGGACGAGCTCTCACATCTCAGGAGGTCTGGGAGCTCTGAGCGAGACGAGAGCCACCGCAG AGTCCCTCGTCCTGCTAATGGAAGCACCAACGTCAAGTCTGGGATTTCAGTGAAGAGCAACCCGCCTCAATACT CAAAGCTCGCCACAGAAGAGCCCATTTACTCCTTACCTCCAGATTCTTACCCAGCACCTAATCCAGG GTACAGCTCGGACGTGCGCACAGTGACGTTTGTGAAGGAGGGCAGCGTGGGCCTCAGGCTGGTGGGGGGCAACGATGTCGGCATCTTCGTGGGTGGAGTTCAACCGAACAGCTCCGCGTATAACCAGGGAATGAGAGAGGGAGACCAGATTATGCAT GTAAATAAAGTCGATTTTGGCCACTTCACACGTGAAGAGGCGGCCAACCTCCTTCTCAACATCAAAAATAGAGAAAGAGTGGAAATTTGCACTCAGAACAAGATGGACA tTTATAAGAAGATCATGAAGTCCAACCTGGCAGACAACTTCTACGTCCGTACCCACTTTGACCACGAAGCAGACAGCCCCATTGGGCTGAGCTTCACGCGAGGAGAGGTGTTCAGGGTGGTGGACACTATGCACCGCGGCAAGCTTGGCAACTGGTTGGCCATCCGCATGGGGAACAACCTGCACGAGATGGATAAAGGCACCATCCCCAACCAGGCCAG AGCTGAGACGCTGGCCAGCATTGAGCAGGCACAGCGGGTGAGTGGAGAACGGCAGGTGACGGGACCAAGAGCCGAGTTCTGGAAACTAAGGGGCCTCAGAGGGaacaaaaagaatgaaaagacaGTCCGTCGCAGTCGAGACGACCTGCTGCAGCTCACCATTCAGGGCAAATTCCCAGCCTATGAGAGAGTCCTGCTCAGAGAAG CTAATTTCAAACGGCCAATCGTCATCCTGGGTCCTCTTAATGATATTGCCATGGAGAAGCTGGCCAGAGAGATGTCTGATGAATACGAGGTGGCAG AAATGGTTCCTcgcagtggaggaggagactcCACGGTTATTAAACTGGATACTGTGAGGAGAATCGCAGAGAAG GACAAACACCCTCTTCTGGACATCACCCCCACTGCAGTCGAGAGACTCAACTACATCCAGTACCACCCAATGGTTCTGTTCTTAGACCCTCACAACCGCAAAGACGTCAAGGCCATGAGGCAGAAATACAACCCCAACTCCAACAAGAGCTCCAGACGTCTTTACACACAGGCGCTCAAGCTGAGGAAACACTACAGTCACCTGTTCTCAG CACGTATTGACCTTCAACCCAATTCCCACATTTGGTACGAGAGCCTGAAGGATAAGATCCGCCATCAGCAGTCCAAACCTGTCTGGGTGTCAGAAGTCACg CTGGAGAGCGGTGGAGAGCAGGACCTGGACGCTCTGGACCAAACCCAGTCCGACTACCTCAGTGCTGCTAGTGACCTGGAAGACACTGATGGAGAGGCCTTCACAGACGATGCCTACACCGACAacgaggagctggaggaggcgtATCCCGGTCAGGAGGCAGCCAGGACCTCGCGAGGGCCAAGGGTGGCTGGATCCGCGTTAGCCCGATCGTCCGAGCCGTTCCTGGATCGCCATAGCCCCAGCTCGGACCCCGAGCCTGAAGCCGACAGGTACTCGGTTAGAGAAGTCCCACCTCTGCTGCATGTACCTGAGCCCAGGTCCAGCCGCAGAAACACTTACAGTCCACCTCAGAGcggtgcagaggaggaggaggaacccTCGCATCGCAGCTTCACCGACTCTGACTTCAGTGCACTTGAAGCAATTTCACCCAACGCTCCATCAGAGGGACCTCCAGATTTTGTAGCACCCGACCCCACGACTCGCTATTCTGTGAATGAGCCTTCGTATGCAGAGCCTGAGAGTCCACAACAGGCCAGTCTGTCTGTCATCGAAGAGAAACTACAGCAG GCTCGTTCAGTGGAACCACAGGCAGAACCCGAGAGGAAAGGACCTCAGTTCATCGT GCTTGCACATCATCACCAAGCCGTCCAGTTCAGGCGCACACAGATCCGAGGAAGCGACAGCTCTGACGACGACAACGATGACGACGAAGCGGACGACATCGAGTGGGGTCCTGCGACAGAACTTTAG